One window of Plasmodium relictum strain SGS1 genome assembly, chromosome: 14 genomic DNA carries:
- the CHT2 gene encoding chitinase, with translation MKYSIERSFFFFSLFFFMNITKYAIKGHPARPGEFRKSPREIIKSYKERGHGIIQGYYPSWGSYNHNMKDISPDVNLLYLSFAKLDLSYDDISSLIATPTLFKSLIGLEYIGINEYFNDALQLRKARPDIIMLLSLGGENYQPISLDAALNSTEKIANLVDELGFDGIDVDYEPNGSFDALNDINKADFYVKYVTKLREYMCEDKLISMSHSSNGALSCIGFHDPTKICMDDNSPYNSNYFQNPSVKEELLRGANMASAGGAIYIMNNLKDIVDIIFVQTFNYNNTKDPSIIHELYDSYAYYGRKYDYIIIMGFNLMFPDNPFKPNNKDFVKSIGDSIKTQNKLNKAADGLGLWSLSNDLAVFNENEVIQNFVEALH, from the coding sequence atgaagtaTTCTATAGAGagatcttttttttttttttcactgtttttttttatgaatataactaaatatgCTATTAAAGGGCACCCTGCAAGACCAGGTGAATTCAGAAAAAGTCCAAGAGAAATTATTAAATCTTACAAAGAAAGAGGACATGGAATAATTCAAGGTTATTATCCATCATGGGGTTCATATAATCATAATATGAAAGATATAAGTCCCGATGTTAATCTTTTATATCTCTCGTTCGCTAAGTTAGATTTGTCATATGATGATATAAGTTCTTTAATTGCAACTCCAACtctttttaaatcattaatCGGCTTAGAGTATATAGGAATAAATGAGTATTTTAATGATGCGTTGCAATTAAGAAAAGCACGTCCAGACATTATTATGCTTTTATCTCTTGGAGGAGAAAATTATCAACCAATATCTTTAGATGCTGCACTAAATAGTACTGAAAAAATTGCAAATCTTGTAGATGAGTTGGGATTTGATGGAATTGATGTTGATTATGAACCCAATGGATCGTTTGATGCATTAAACGATATAAATAAGGCTGATTTTTATGTTAAATATGTAACTAAATTGAGAGAGTATATGTGTGAGGATAAATTAATATCAATGTCACATTCTTCAAATGGGGCGTTGAGTTGCATAGGATTTCATGATCCCACAAAAATTTGTATGGACGACAATTCTCCatataattcaaattatttcCAAAATCCTTCAGTTAAAGAAGAATTATTAAGGGGAGCAAACATGGCATCAGCGGGTGGtgcaatatatataatgaataatttaaaggATATAGTTGATATCATATTTGTTCAAACATTTAATTACAATAATACTAAAGATCCATCTATTATTCATGAGTTATATGACTCATATGCCTATTACGGTAGAAAATATGATTATATCATTATAATGGGATTTAACTTGATGTTTCCAGATAATCCTTTCAAACCAAATAATAAGGATTTTGTAAAATCTATAGGGGATTCTATAAAAACTcagaataaattaaataaagcaGCTGACGGTTTAGGATTGTGGTCATTGTCCAATGACTTAGCtgtttttaatgaaaatgaagtaATTCAAAATTTCGTAGAAGCTCTACATTaa